TCAACGGCACTTTTCTATTCGCCCATGACCCTGGCCAGCCCGGCTTCGAGGTGACGCTCGAGCCCGATGGGAGTGCCTGGTCGACCGCGGCCGGTCCCGGCACGAAGACGCGCGGACGCTGGCGCCTCGTGGACGGCGTTGCACGAATTGAATGGGCCGACGGGTGGCGCAACGAGCTGCTGCGCTCCAGCCACGGCTGGACGCAGATGACCTGGGCGCCGGGCACGGCGGACTCCACTCCTCCGGTGAAAACCACAACCGCCTCCAAACTCCGCTGAGCGCCGCCCCCGGAGGCTATCGCGCGTTCAGGTCGTCGTCCTTCCAGTATTTGGTGCCGGTGAGATCCGCCGCCCCCATCAGGCCCTTCTCGGTGATCTGGAATACCGCGAGGCCGTTCTTAAAGGTGGCGCCAAGATTGGCGCCTACATCGGCAGCCACCAGAGAACCGCCACCGCCGGCATCCCAACCGTCGTTCACGAACTGCTGGAATCGGGCGCGGGTCTAGAAGAGAAACACCACCTGGTACCACTGCGCCCCCATCCCAACGTTGATGCCGCCGGTGGCCATCTGCATGTAGGTCCGCGTCCCCGCGGCCCTCTCGACCGCAACGCCCGCGCCGAACGCGGTCCCGATCATGAAGGACGTCTTGCGACTATCGAACACCGCGTAGCCGAAACTGTCCTCGTAGAGTCGCTTCACCTTCAGCTTGTCGACGATCCGCAAGCCGAATTGATCGACAACCGGGTGATCCGTCGGAAACGATTTCTTACCGGTGAGCTTGTAGCGGAGGTACTCGCTCGAGGCCGCGACGCCTCCGACCGGAAGCGGACCGATTGGGACATTGGGCCGCATCGACACATCGCGCACTTCGCCGAGGAGCTTTCCTGCCGGGACGCAGGGCTCGATACTCTTCTTCGCGATCTTGCCGTCGAAGGAGCCGAACTGCGACGTCTCGACCTGAAGCTGGGCCCTGATCCGGGCGGAATCTCGAATGCCGAAGCACATCAGATGGTCGGCAGCGCCCGAGTTCCGGGAACAGGTCCCGGAAGCACAAAACGGCGCGCCCAAATCGATGCAATCGGCGTGGGAGGCACAGGACGGATTCGTCGCCCCGCAGCTTCCTCATCGTCGGGGCGACCTGGGCCGTAAGTGTCCCGGTCAGTGAGCCGACCTTTTCGGTGGCGGCCCCGAGCGGGGTCGCGATGGAGAATTGGCGCGTTATGATGCCCGGCGTGAGCTCTTCTACGACGCCCAAATCTTCGCTCTTCGATCCCGTGCTGATGCCGCATCTCATCATCAGCGGCCTCGAACGGTATGACGATCGCCCCTGCCTCCACCTCGGCGAGACGACAGCCACCTACGCGGAGGTTCGCGCTCGCGCGAGCCAGTATGCGCAGGCCCTCCAGTCCAAAGGGCTCGGGGTCGGATCCCGCGTCGCGGTGATCTCCGCGAACCGGCCGGAAGTGCTCTACAACATCGCCGCGATGCAGGTGACCGGTTGCTGCGGCACGGCGTTGCACCCGATGGGCTCGCTCGACGATCACGCCTATGTTCTCGAGGACGCGGAAGTCGAAACTCTCATCTTCGATCCGCGACTCTTTGCGGAACGGGCGGCCGAGTTGGCCGAGCGGGTGCCGCGACTGAAGAACCTACTCGCGTTCGGCCCCTCCCAAGTCGGGGAAGACTACGCGGCCCTCGCGGACAGCTTCACGCCGAAGCGACTCGTCGCACCGAACGTCGGCGCCGAGGACGTCGGCTCGATCGCGTTTACCGGTGGGACGACGGGCAGACCGAAGGGCGTGCTCGCGACGTACCGCGGCGCCGCCGCGATGACGATGGCGCAAATGGCCGAGTGGGAGTGGCCCGAAGACTGCCGGGTGTTGATCCCGACGCCCCTCTCGCACGCCGGAGCCGCGCTCTTCGTGCCGACGCTGCAACGCGGCGGTGCTCTCTACGTGATGGAAGGCTTCACACCGGACGAGTTCTTCGACACGATCGAGGAGCACAAGATCACGGCGACTTTCCTCGTACCCGTGATGATTTACTATCTGCTCGATTCCCCACGCGCCGCGACCGCGGACATGTCGAGCATGCAGACGATCTTCTACGGCGCCTCGCCGATGAGCCCCACCCGCCTGAAGGAGGGACTCGAGAAGTGGGGCCACGTATTCTTCCAGATCTACGGCCAGGCCGAAGCGCCGATGGTCCTCAGCCACATGAAGAAGGCCGACCACGACCCCTCCAAGCCGAATCGACTAGCCTCTTGCGGTCGGCCGTCGCCCTGGGTGACGCTCGCCCTACTCGACAACGACAACGAGCACGTCGCGGAGGGCGAAGCCGGTGAGATCTGCGTGCGTGGGCCGCTCGTCATGAAGGGCTACCACGGGATGCCCGAAGCCACGGCCGAAGCGTTCGCAGGCGACTGGCTCCACACCGGAGACGTCGGCCGACTCGACGAAGACGGCTTCCTTCACATCGTCGACCGCAAGAAAGACATGATCGTGAGCGGCGGCTTCAACGTCTTCCCCAAGGAAGTGGAGGACGTGATATCGGCGCACCCCGATGTCGCGCAGGTCGCGGTCATCGGCGTACCCGACGAGCGCTGGGGCGAGTCCGTCAAGGCGGTCGTCGTCGTACGACCCGGAGCCGAAGGTTCCGAAGAGCTCGCGGGCGCGCTTATCGCCGCGGTGAAAGACGCGAAAGGCTCCGTGCAGGCGCCGAAGTCCGTCGACTTCCGCGACTCGATTCCGCTCTCCGCGGTCGGCAAGCCCGACAAGAAGGCGCTGCGAGGCATCTACTGGGGCGACCAGGCGCGCGGCGTGAACTAGTACACCGTAAGCGACATGGCATGTCGCTTACGATGCACTAGACCCCGTGTCTCGCGTTGAGGTCGACCGCGCCGAGATACTCGGCGATCGCGCGGTCGGACCACGAGCCATCCCCGTTCCACCCTTCGTAGAACCCGCAGCGGCCGCCGTGCCTGCGACATTGATGTTCTCCTTCGCGGTCAGAGGGAACGCCGCACAGTGGCCCCCAGGTCGTCGCCGGAGGCGATCGGCAGTTTCGGCCGGTGGCTCAGATCGGCGAGATCGGCCGGACGCGGGGCGGGCTGCGGTCCGCTCGGCGGCGCGGGCACGAGTCGAACGTCTCGATCAACAGGCGCCGCGTGTCCCGCGGATCGATGACGTCATCGATGCCGAAGCCGCCGGCCGCACCCAAGGCGTCGGTCTGACTGCGAATGCGATCGACCATCGCCTGACGCGCCACCTCGGGATCTTCCGCGGCCGCGTACTCCTTCTTGTACGCGACGTCGACTGCACCTTCGATCGACATCGCGCAGATCTCGGCCGTCGGCCACGCAAACGCGGCGTCCGCATCGAACGCTCGACCGCCGCCCATCGCGTAATACCCACCGCCGTATCCTTTGCGAAGAACGACCGAGACGCGAGGCACGGTTGCGATTCCCATCTCGAAGAACAACCGACCACTTCGACGACCGAGGCCGGTGTCTTCTGCCGCGGAACCGATCGACATGCCAGGAATGTCGATCAGCGACACCAACGGCAATCCGAACGCGTCGCAGAGCCCGACGAAGTGCGCGGCCTTCTCGCAAGCCGCCGCATCGAGGACGCCGGCCTTATGAAAGGGCTGATTCGCGAGGATGCCGACCGGTCGTCCACCCAGCCGCGCGAAGCAGGTGAGGATGTTCTTCGCGAAGCCGGGCTTCAACTCGAAGACACTTTCCGCATCCGTGAGGATCGAGACGACCTTCCGCATGTCGTAGACCTTGCGGCCGTTCGCCGGAACGATGTCGAAGAGCCGGTCGTCGCGACGGTCCGCGGGGTCGTCGCACGCAAGGATCGGTAACGGGTCGCCGGCGTTCTTCGGCAAGTAGGAGAGAAACTTTCGGATCGCCGCGAAGCACTCTTCCTCGGTGTCGACGGCGAGATCGGCGATGCCCCGTTGGTCCGCTTGCCGTGCGGCGCCACCGAGGTCCTCCTTCGAGATCTCCTCACCAATCCCGGCCTTCACCAACGCCGGGCCGGCGATGCCCATCGTGGACTTCCCGCGGATCATCACGACGAAGTCGGCCAACGCCGCGTACGCCGTCGGACCGGCGAAGCCCTGCCCCATCACGGCGACGACGTTCGGAACCCAACCCGAGAGTCGGCTCAGGTCATGAAAAACCGGGGACGCCGCGGCGAAATGCGCAGCGTTCATACCGTCCTGGATGCGATGGCCACCGCCCTCGAGGAGCATGACCATCGGCAGACCGCGATCGGTGGCGCGCGCGATGAGCCGCCCCATCTTCCGGTCGGCCACCGCGCCGATGCTGCCTCCGTAGACGGTGAAGTCTTGCGCGAGCACACACGCCTCGCGCCCATCCAGCATACCCGTGCCTGCAATGGCCCCGTCCGCCGGTGCGATGAGATCGCGATTGAGCTCGTTGCTGCGATCGGGTTGGACGAGGGCACCGACCTCGCGAAAAGTACCCTCATCGACAAGGGCGCCCAGCCGCTCGCGCGCGGTCGCCAACTCCTGCGTGCGCCGTTTCGCGACGGCCTCGGGGCGCGCGTCATCCATCAACGCCGCTCTCGTGTCTTCGACCTTCTGCCGCAGGTCCTGAGGCGACGGCCCCGGGGCGCTTCGTTCCTTGTTCAATCTCTACCTACCGATCCGCTCGCGCTTGACAGCAATTCCGGCGGCCTCCCGGTCCCACGTATCGGAAGTGACGCCCGCAGCCTTTAATATGTGCTTCTGCACCTTCTGCGTTGGCGTCTTCGGGAGTTCATCGACGATGCGGATGAACCGCGGCAGCATGAAGTGAGCCATGCGCGGCTCCAGGAAGTGAAACAACTCCGTCGGCTCGAGAGTCTTTCCCTCGACGGCCGCGACGACGACCATTACTTCATCCTCACCGAGATCGCTCGGCACGGGAACGGCCGCCGCTTCCCGCACGGACTCGAAGGCGGTGACTTCGTTCTCCACTTCGAAGGACGAGATGTTCTCGCCGCGGCGACGAATCGCATCCTTGATTCGGTCGACGAAGTAGAAATAGCCGTCTTCGTCGTACTTAAAACCGTCCCCCGTATGGAACCAGCCGTTGCGCCACGCCCGCGCCGTGGCTTCCGGGTTCTTGTAGTAGCCGTGGTTCATCCCCCACGGGCGCTCGGTGCGCAGAATCAGTTCACCCGCCTCGCCCGGCGAGACCTCGCAGTCGTTCTGGTCGACCACCCGTGCTTCCACACCCGCTCGGACCTTGCCACACGTTCCGCTCTTCGGCGGGAACGGATCCGAAACCATCGGCGAAGAGATCTCGGTCATGTTGAACGTCGTCCGCATCTCGATGCCGTAGCGACGCCCCACTGCCATCGCGTCCTCGTTCCATGGGACGCAGACGGCCTTCTTCAGTGGATGATCTTTCTCGCCGCTGCTCGGCGGCAGTTTCAAGAGGAACGGGATCATGGCGGCGAGAAGACAGGCCGAGGTCAGCTCGTTGTCCCGCACAGTCTGCCAGAACTCGTCCGTCTTGAAGTAGGCGTCGAGGAAGCACGAGCCCCCGCAGGCGACCGTCATGATGAAGTAGATCGTCCCGCCGGCATGAAACAGCGGCAGGTTGATTAGCGAGCGGTCGTTCGCGTCGACATACCCGTGGGCCTCGGGACCCATCGCGTAACCCTGCAGGTAGGAGGAGAGAACTGCCTTGGACGGCCCCGTCGTTCCCGACGTGAAGATGATGTACTGCGTGTCCCACGGCTCGACGACACAGGGCATCTCGCTCAGACCAACCTCCGGCAGAAGCGTGGCTCCTGGATGAACGGCCAGACCGGGCAGCGATGCTTCGCCGTGCGTGACGATCACTTCGCGCAAGGAGCCGCAATCGATCTCTTCCAGCCGGGGCGCGAGATCCGCGTGGCAGATCATCAGCGTCGCGTCCGAGAGTTGGACGACGTGCTGCAGCAGGTTGGCGCGGTAGGCCGTGTTGAGAGGGACGTAGACGGCGCCGAGATAGTTCAAACCGAACCAGGTGAGGACGGCCTCCCTATTGTTGGGCTGCCACGACAAAACGTGGTCGCCCGGTTGGACGCCTCGGTCCTGAAGCCCCTTCGCCGCACGACGCGTGAGCTCGAGCGTCTCGCGCCAGGTCCACTTCTCACCTCCGCAGAAGAGGATCGCGACATCGTCGGGCTTATCCCGTGCCCAGCGCTCGAGTTGATACGGAAGGACGCAGATCTCTCGTTCGGGTACTCGTGGATCGAAGACCATCGGTGGACAATGAAGGATTCGCCGGGGACCCGCCAGGGCGGATCGTCCCCCACGTGCAGTTCCCGGCTCTTGTGTCCTCCGCCGATGCGTGCGGCTTACGGCTTACAAACCATCTTCCCGGTCGTGTGCACCCGGCAGTTCGTGTTCTCCGCGGTGATGTTCACGTTTTCCTTCATCGTGTAGAAACGAAGCGGCGCCTGGACCGGTCCCGTGAAGCCCTTGTTCTTGAGGCGGATCTTGAAGAGGTAGTCGTCGGGGTTCCGGCTTGAGGGTCCAGATCGTTCCCTTCTTCACGAAGGCCGGCACTTCGATCAGGTCGCATACGTCGCCCTCACCGTCGCCGTCGTAATCTTCCTGACCCGGGTTCGGCGTGAGCGGGCAGTTGTCGTCGGCGTCGGGGATACCATCCAGATCGGTGTCGACGATCGGCGTCTGCGACGTCACCATGACGGTCGCGAGGTGGCCGAGCGTGCTCAAGTCGTCCGTGCTGGTGCCGTATAAGAACCCGGCGTAGTGGATCGGCCCGCCGCCATCGTTCGCGTCGAGGCGCCCCAGGAGAAGGCCCGCGCCGGCCTGAACGGCTATCGGCTCGTCGCGCCGGACGGTGATGCGGCCGCGCATCACGTGATCGACGCTGATCTGGTACCCCTCGTTCAGGGGATCATCGACCGGAACTCCATCTCGTACCCGACGTTGTGCCGGTAGATCAGAGCGAAGTTGGGCGCCCCCGGCTGGACGACCCGCATGTCCTGGAAAAACGCGAAATGGTTCGAGAACTCCGTGACGGCGCCTGCCGTGACCGGGGCCATGGTGGCAAGGACGGCCGAGCTTTACTGCCGAAGGATCCCGTTGCCCGTGTTCTGAGTGACATCGGGATCGCTGAAGTTCGTGACCGACACATTCGTGACCGACAGGGCGACCGAGAGAGACGGAACGGCCAGCACGGCGAGCACCAGAGCGGAGCGGACTGCGGCTCGAGTGGTCATATCGGATTCCCCCTCGGCCGCGTTCGCCGTACGTCATGGATCAGGAGTATCGCAAGTCCGATTCCAGTACCCCCACAGAAGGAAAATCTAATAAAATCAGAGCCCTAGGGCACCCGAGGAGCTATCCCGACGGTCACCGCCGGGTGACCGTCCGAAACGCCGTGCAACAAGCTGTTGCGCCGCACGGGGCCCCGAGGAGGTTAGAACTGGTAGGTCAGCTCGGCCCCCCAGAGCCGAGGAGCCGCGTAGGTCCTCTGGAGGGTTCCGATCGAACCGGCGAGATTGAAGGCCGAATTGAAGTAGGTCTCGTCCGTCAGATTCCGGCCCCAGAGAGCGACCTGCGCCCGGTCGTCCAGGAAGTCGTAGCTCAGCCGCGCGTTCAGCAGGCTGTACCCTGGCTGCGTGGCCTGCTCGAGTTCCGGGCCGACGAACATGTCCCGATCCCGGTAGGCCCACTCGACGCGGGGGGTGAGGAAGCCCGAGAGCCAGCCCTCCACCTCGACCGGAATCGAGTACTGAGCAGCCACGAACGAGTTGTACTCGGGCGAGTTGGGAAGCCGCTCGCCCGAGCGATCCAGGGGCTCCGACCCCCCGAGCGAGTTCGTGGAGTTCGGGAAGGAATCGTACTTCGCATCGAGGAAGCCGAAGTTCGCGGTGATCATCAGGCCGTCGATCGGAATCGCCCGGAGCTCCGCCTCGACGCCCCGGATCCTCGCCTTCGCCGCGTTGAGGGTGAGGGCGCGAACCTCGAGTTCCCCCTCGTCGCCGATCTCCGATTCGAGCTGCGTCCTCTGAATGCCGTCGTACTTGCTTTCGAACACCGCCAGATTCAACGTGACGCGCTGATCGAACCCGATGATCTTGGCACCGATCTCGAAGTTATCGAGCGTCTCCGGCTCGAACGGGAGCAGTCCGAGATCGGCATCACCACCCAGAACCGCATTCAAGCCGCCCCCTTTGAAGCCGCGCGAGTACGTGAAGTAGCCCATCAGGTGATCGAGCTGCGCCGGCGCGAGCCACTCCTCGGGAGCGAAGAGCGCGAGACTCGCCATCGGCGTCCAAGCCGTGAAGATCTTGTCCCCCGTCACGTTGACGAAAACCTGATCCTCTTCGGGAAGGTTCACGTTCCGATTGATTTGCTGACTACCCTTCTTGTCTTCGGTGTACCGGATCCCGCCCGTGACGCTGAGCCAGTCGAGCGGGCTCACCGTGCCTTGAGCGAACAGGGCCCAGTTCCAGTTGTCCGAGATCACCCGGGTGACGTTGTTCTGATTGACGAGGGGAACCTGCACACCGTTGCGGCGATCCGACTTCTCCCAGAAGAGGAAGGCGCCGGTCACGAAGCTGATCTTCTCCTCCCACGCGGACGCCGCGAGCTGCAGCTCTTGCTGAACCTGCTGCGCCGTCCCGGCCCGCCCGTCGATCGGGTCCGCGCCGCCAATGTTCGCGATCTGGATTACCGGGAGCGCCGTTCCGTCTACGTCCCCCGCCGTCGGACTCTTCTGCTGACGCCAACTCGTGATCGACTTCGCCGTGATCTCCTGCAGCGGGCCAAGATCCCCGACGTCGTACGCAATCGTTCCCCAGGCACCCCAAGACGACGTCGCTGCGATCTGGTCGACGTTCGTCGAAATCACACGCGGGCTCGTCTGGCGACAACGGTTGTAGTAGTCCTCGCTGCCCAGCCCTCCCGGCTGGATGAAGACACACTCGCCGCTCGCGCTGTGAGTTTGATCCTTGAACCAGCTGCCGCTCACGTCGATCGTGAGATCACTCGTCGGCACGAAACGCAGTGCGCCGATGAACGAGAGGCCGTTCTCCTCACCCCAGAACTCGTCGAAGTTCTTGTTGTACACGTAGCCGTCGCGATTACGTGAGGCGAAGGTGAACCGCGAGAACAACATCCCATCGATGACCGGAACGTCGAGACTCATGCGCGTGCGGATCTGCCCCATGTTTCCGGGGCGCACCGAAAACAGCGCCTTCAACTCGTCGCCGGGCTTCACCGTCGTGACACTCACGGCGCCGCCCACAGTGTTCTTTCCGAACAAGGTCCCCTGCGGACCGCGCAAGACTTCGACCGACTGGATGTCGACCACGTCGAAGATCGAGCCCTGCGCGCGCGGCAAGTACACGCCGTCGATGTAGAGACCCACTCCCGGATCGAACGACACGCCGACGCCGGAGCTACCGACACCACGAATGACGATCTGGGCGACCTGCGCGGATCCGCCACTCTGGATCGTGAGGTTAGGGACGAGCTGCTGGATCTGGTCGATCCGCGTGACGTTGGAGTTCTGCAACGACGCCATGCTGAGGGCCGTCACGGCAATCGGAGTGTCTTCGAGGAACTCTTCGCGACGCCGCGCCGTAACCGTGATCTCCTCGATCTTCGAGATCGCCTGAAGCGCGCGTCCTTCCTCACGAGCGCCGCTATCGATCTCGCCCAACGCGGTCTCCTCGACCGGAGGCGGCGTGGCCGGCAGCGATCCTTCCACTGCGGCGGGCTGCGCCCCCGCGCGGCCCCCAAGAACCAGGACGAGCGTGAAGGCGAAAGCTCTCAGAGCGCTGTGGAAACGATTCACGAGTCAGATTAATGGCTGATCCCTTGCTGGAATGTAAGCGACAGGAAGCCGCGACGCGGCCGACGCTGAAAAACTCACGCCCGTGGCCTGCGCAACTTCGACCGGCGCTCGATGATCATCACGACGGGCCGCGGTACGATTCTCGATGCCCCACACCTGCCGCTCACCGCGCCAACCGGCGTCACGGTCCAACTCCACGATGTCGCGTCGGGGAATTGCTGGGGCGGCTACTTCCCTGAGACGGCGATCGAACGAAACCAGTCCGGAGGTCTTCCGAGCCACCCCAAGGGGGCCGGGTGCAGTCGTTCCAGCGCTGCGATAGGCTCGGCGGATGAAGGAGGCCGCCCGGATCAACGAAGCCCCGCTCCGTGTCGTCAATGGCAGCCTGCGTGTCTCGGATGAGCGCTAGTCGCTCGGCGCGTTGGGTCGGCGGTTCGCTCGTTTTCCTGTTCGTGCTGGCGCGAGCGCTGATGCTGTTCGAGCCGGCTCTTCTCATCCTGACGCCGGACGTCAAGGAGCACGTATCGATCGCCAACGCCTTCACGCTCGGACAGGGCTTCGTCAACCCGATCCAGTGGTACTTCGCGCTCCCGGGCCCACCGCCGATCCCAGCTGCGGCCACGCGGGCACCCGTGGTGCCCTTGTTGTTGACCGGCGCGTTCAGCACCGGGGCCAACCTTGCGCAGGCGATGTATGCGCACATCGTCTTGGCAGGGTTCGTGGCCATAGGGATGTTCCTGGTCACGTGTCGGTTCACGCGGCCACCGTTGGCCGCGGCGGCAGTCCTCCTGATCGTGACCACCTCGTCCTGGACCGTCGTAACCAATACCGCACTCACGGAGATCACCGGACTCGCAGTCTCCATGCTCGTGATCGCGACGGCCGCTGGCGTCGGTCGCTCGTGGTCCGGCGCGATCCTCTGCGCCGTGGTCACCGTTCTGGCCTGGCTCACACGACCGAATCTTGCACCGCTCGGGTTGGCGGTTGCGGTCGCCGTCGCCTGGGATGTCCGCCGGCCGTCGGCGTTCATTCGTTCCCCCGTACCCGTCTACCTGGTCACGGTGATCAGCTCGATGAGCCTCGTATCCTGGCTGATCACGGCCGGCACGGGACTCCCCCCCTACGACGGCTATCGACATGCGTTCGAACACTTCCCCGAGGCCCGAGCCTTCCGCTACGGGCTCGAGTACGTCGGGGCAGCGACCTTCATCGAGGCCCATTTCGACAAAATCGTTGCGGCCTGCCTCGCGAATGCACGCTCGTTGTCGGCAACGCTCTTCGAATCCGGTCAGTTCCAGTTCGCCGGATGGTGGCTTCTCGCGGGAACGATCTCCGTCCTGAGTGCGCCGTCTCGCTCGACCGTAGAGCAACGAATCCTCGTGCTCGGCGGGCTCGGCTTCAGCACAATGATCGTGCTTTCGTATCCGACGTTCGACCGACTCCGCTACCCGCTGTTCCCGGCGACGTTCGGAATTCTTGCTGGGGCGGGAGCCCTCGAGCAAGCGATCACCTGGTGCGAGAAGCGCCTCCCCGCGTTTCAGCCAGACATGCTGAACCATGGAGCTTGGGCCTGTGTTCTTGCGCCCTCCGTCTGGGTTCTGTTGACCCTCCCGTCGCTGCCGCCCACCATCGTTAGCCCGAACAAATCGCGATCGGTGGACTGCTCGCTGTTCGAACCCGGCACGCTAATCATGAGCGACGAGCCATGGCGCGTCCATTGGATGTGCGGAAACCCGGCGGTGCGGGTGCCGAGTAATTTCCCTTCTGAGGAAGTCCGGCTGCGCTTCCTGGCCGACTACGCACCTCGCTACTTCATTACCTACAGGAAAGTGCTCACGAGCCGTGCGAAAGAAGACCCGGAGCTCCGATTCCTCGGACCGTTCGGCATCGGTTTCGCGTTCGAGTTCACGAACGCCCCCCTCGCGAAGAAGCCAGGGCTCATCGTACGGCCGCCAAGGTGCCGCCTCACCCCATCGGCGCCGGGCTGCGAAGACCCGCCGCCCGCAGAGCCTTGAAACCCGATCCGAGCTAGCTCGAAAAGTGGAAGGACGCATTCCATCCGAACAGCATTGAATTCGTCTCGACCCGCCAGCGGGACTCGAGGACTCCGACCTCCTGATCAGCCTGCGCAATCTCGACCGGATCGCTCTCATCGACAGCAAGCGCGGGAAGGTGCTGTGGAGTTGGGGAGGGCAGCCTGTTCTGGACAGGCAACGTCCTGATCACCGAGAGCGCCAAGGGTCGTGTGTTCGAAGTCACGCCCGCCTGCCGGATGACACCGTAGGTCGGGTTGGCTAGGCTCCTCCGGTGTCCCGACCCGCCCTCAACCCGACGACCCGCACCGTCCGGTTCGTCGGTGCGGTACTGGTATTCGCCGTCGCGGTGACTGTCTCGACGATCGCGCTCGACCCCGCGCGGATCCTGCTCAGCCCCGACGTGATCGAGCACGTCTCAATCGCCAACGCCCTGTCGCTCGGACATGGCTTCGTGAACCCGGTCCAGTGGTACTACTCGCTGCCGGGGCCGCCTCCACTTCCTGCGGCGGCATCGCGCGCCCCTGTGCTCCCCCTGCTCCTCGCCGGGGCGTTCAGCGCCGGAGCCGACCTTCGCGAAACGGTGTACGCGCATATTCTCTTCTCGGCTCTGGTCGCCGTCGGGATGTTTCTGCTCACATGTCGCTTTGCGAGACCCGTTCTGGCCGCCGCGGCTACGATCCTCGTGGTGACGTCTCCGATCTGGGCGATGGTGAGCACCAGCCTGCTCTCGGAAGTCACAGGGCTCGCAGCCTGTCTTCTGATCGTCGCGACGGCGGCCGGCGCCGGCCGCGCTCGAAGCGGCGCGATCGTCTGTGCGCTCGCGACGGTGCTCGCGTGGCTCACCCGTCCGAACCTCGCGCCCATTGCCTTGGCCGTCGCCGTGGCAATCGCCTGGGACGTCCGGCGACCCAGGGCGCTGCTTCGGTCTCCGGTCGCGCTCTACGTTCTCGCGGTCGTCGCCGGAACGGCCGTCGTGTCCTGGTTCTCGACGATCATGACCGGCCTTCCGCCGTATGACGGATACCGTCACGTCTTCGAACACTTCCCGGAGGCGCGCGCCTACCGCTACGGGACCGAGTACGTCGGCACCTTCACCTTCATCCAAGCGCACTTCGACAAGGTCGTGGAGGCCTGTCTCTCCCACGCCAGCCAGCTGTCGTCGGAATTCTTCACGTCGAGCCGGTATCGCTTCGCCGGCTGGTGGCTCCTCGCCGGCGTTCTCTGCGTTGCGCGCTCGCCGTCGCGCGCCACGGTCGAGGAGCGCGTCCTCGCTTTGTCTGGACTCGGCTTCAGCCTGATGATCGTGCTCACGTATCCGGCCTTCGACCACCTGCGATACCCGCTGTTTCCGGCCATCTTCGGAATTCTGGTTGGAATCGGCGCGGTCGAAAGAACACTGCAATGGGTGGAAGCGCGGCGGCCCACGTTCCGCTGGGCGAATTTCGAGCGCCCCTTATGGGCCGGCCTGATCGTACTCTCCGCGGGACTCACATGGACGATCGCCGCGGGATCGCGAAGCATCGCCGCCGCGCCCGAAACGATGAGCCTGGATTGCTCGGTCCTCGCCCCCGGTGAGCTCGTCATGACCGACGAGCCGTGGAGCGTTCACTGGATGTGTGGCAACCCGGTGATCCGCGTTCCGGCCGAC
The nucleotide sequence above comes from Candidatus Binatia bacterium. Encoded proteins:
- a CDS encoding AMP-binding protein is translated as MPHLIISGLERYDDRPCLHLGETTATYAEVRARASQYAQALQSKGLGVGSRVAVISANRPEVLYNIAAMQVTGCCGTALHPMGSLDDHAYVLEDAEVETLIFDPRLFAERAAELAERVPRLKNLLAFGPSQVGEDYAALADSFTPKRLVAPNVGAEDVGSIAFTGGTTGRPKGVLATYRGAAAMTMAQMAEWEWPEDCRVLIPTPLSHAGAALFVPTLQRGGALYVMEGFTPDEFFDTIEEHKITATFLVPVMIYYLLDSPRAATADMSSMQTIFYGASPMSPTRLKEGLEKWGHVFFQIYGQAEAPMVLSHMKKADHDPSKPNRLASCGRPSPWVTLALLDNDNEHVAEGEAGEICVRGPLVMKGYHGMPEATAEAFAGDWLHTGDVGRLDEDGFLHIVDRKKDMIVSGGFNVFPKEVEDVISAHPDVAQVAVIGVPDERWGESVKAVVVVRPGAEGSEELAGALIAAVKDAKGSVQAPKSVDFRDSIPLSAVGKPDKKALRGIYWGDQARGVN
- a CDS encoding carboxyl transferase domain-containing protein → MNKERSAPGPSPQDLRQKVEDTRAALMDDARPEAVAKRRTQELATARERLGALVDEGTFREVGALVQPDRSNELNRDLIAPADGAIAGTGMLDGREACVLAQDFTVYGGSIGAVADRKMGRLIARATDRGLPMVMLLEGGGHRIQDGMNAAHFAAASPVFHDLSRLSGWVPNVVAVMGQGFAGPTAYAALADFVVMIRGKSTMGIAGPALVKAGIGEEISKEDLGGAARQADQRGIADLAVDTEEECFAAIRKFLSYLPKNAGDPLPILACDDPADRRDDRLFDIVPANGRKVYDMRKVVSILTDAESVFELKPGFAKNILTCFARLGGRPVGILANQPFHKAGVLDAAACEKAAHFVGLCDAFGLPLVSLIDIPGMSIGSAAEDTGLGRRSGRLFFEMGIATVPRVSVVLRKGYGGGYYAMGGGRAFDADAAFAWPTAEICAMSIEGAVDVAYKKEYAAAEDPEVARQAMVDRIRSQTDALGAAGGFGIDDVIDPRDTRRLLIETFDSCPRRRADRSPPRVRPISPI
- a CDS encoding AMP-binding protein, with protein sequence MVFDPRVPEREICVLPYQLERWARDKPDDVAILFCGGEKWTWRETLELTRRAAKGLQDRGVQPGDHVLSWQPNNREAVLTWFGLNYLGAVYVPLNTAYRANLLQHVVQLSDATLMICHADLAPRLEEIDCGSLREVIVTHGEASLPGLAVHPGATLLPEVGLSEMPCVVEPWDTQYIIFTSGTTGPSKAVLSSYLQGYAMGPEAHGYVDANDRSLINLPLFHAGGTIYFIMTVACGGSCFLDAYFKTDEFWQTVRDNELTSACLLAAMIPFLLKLPPSSGEKDHPLKKAVCVPWNEDAMAVGRRYGIEMRTTFNMTEISSPMVSDPFPPKSGTCGKVRAGVEARVVDQNDCEVSPGEAGELILRTERPWGMNHGYYKNPEATARAWRNGWFHTGDGFKYDEDGYFYFVDRIKDAIRRRGENISSFEVENEVTAFESVREAAAVPVPSDLGEDEVMVVVAAVEGKTLEPTELFHFLEPRMAHFMLPRFIRIVDELPKTPTQKVQKHILKAAGVTSDTWDREAAGIAVKRERIGR
- a CDS encoding thrombospondin type 3 repeat-containing protein, producing the protein MRGRITVRRDEPIAVQAGAGLLLGRLDANDGGGPIHYAGFLYGTSTDDLSTLGHLATVMVTSQTPIVDTDLDGIPDADDNCPLTPNPGQEDYDGDGEGDVCDLIEVPAFVKKGTIWTLKPEPRRLPLQDPPQEQGLHGTGPGAASFLHDEGKREHHRGEHELPGAHDREDGL